The window TGGGCGCTAAGGTTGATTACCACGACCCCTTTGTCCCTTCTTGGAAAACCGAGATCGCTTCGCTCAAATCGATCACCTTCACTCAACGTAGCTTAAAAAAATATGACGCAGGTATTATTGTTGCCGATCACGATAAGGTAGATTATCGATCGTTAGTTGCTGCTTTGCCATTGCTTGTCGACACCCGCAACGCCACACGAAATATTCGGTCTAAAAAGATTTTTAAAATTTAAAGGAGAGATTGCCACGCCCCTTTGGGGCTCGCAATGACAGATCAATAAAAAGGAGCCCTTATGTCATTATTAGTCGTTGGTTCGGTTGCCCTTGATTCGGTTGAAACTCCCTTTGGCAAACACGAACGCATTTTAGGTGGCAGCGCTACGCACTTTAGTGTTGCGGCCAGTTATTTTACCTCGGTTAATTTGGTAGCGGTGGTAGGAAATGATTTTCCCAACAGCCATTTAGAACTTTTTAAAAAACGTCAAATTGGCTTAGAGGGGCTGGAAAAACAAACCGGCCCCACCTTTCATTGGAAAGGCAAATACGAATACGATTTAAACCAAGCAATCACTTTACAAACTCAACTGGGAGTTTTTGAGAGCTTTGACCCTAAAATTCCGAGTAGTCTCAAACAACCTGAATATTTATTTTTAGCCAACATCGATCCTCGCCTCCAATATAAAGTGCTACAACAAATGAGCACACGCCCAAAACTGGTGGCCTTAGACACCATGAATTTTTGGATTCAAAATAGCCTAGAAGATCTTAAAAAAATTATGGCCAAAATTGATTTGCTCATCATCAATGAAGGCGAGGCTCGCCAAATCACGGGCGAATCTAATCTTATGAAGGCATGGAGAAAGATTGCAACATTGGGGCCCAAAACGCTTATTGTTAAACGCGGAGAATATGGCGCCATTATGTTTCAAGATGGCCACGTTTTTTCTGCCCCGGCTTTACCCTTAGAAGAAATCAAAGACCCAACCGGTGCTGGCGATAGCTTTGCCGGGGGAGTCATGGGTTATCTAGCCCGTCTTCAAGCCACAGATTGGAACACCTTAAAACAAGCCATCATCTTTGGCTCTGCCATGG of the Deltaproteobacteria bacterium genome contains:
- a CDS encoding sugar kinase yields the protein MSLLVVGSVALDSVETPFGKHERILGGSATHFSVAASYFTSVNLVAVVGNDFPNSHLELFKKRQIGLEGLEKQTGPTFHWKGKYEYDLNQAITLQTQLGVFESFDPKIPSSLKQPEYLFLANIDPRLQYKVLQQMSTRPKLVALDTMNFWIQNSLEDLKKIMAKIDLLIINEGEARQITGESNLMKAWRKIATLGPKTLIVKRGEYGAIMFQDGHVFSAPALPLEEIKDPTGAGDSFAGGVMGYLARLQATDWNTLKQAIIFGSAMASFNVEDFSCQRIVSLSLEEINQRAQGFYHLASFESDLLDK